The following coding sequences are from one Prochlorococcus sp. MIT 1314 window:
- a CDS encoding ArsR/SmtB family transcription factor translates to MLEQLKKINSKQFIGIMESLSDPIRINILELMMGGEICVCDIVKVTGLSQSKISYHIKILKDSGLISDRQEGRWVYYKLDLEVLSDIKNWMGNLIQSSSSKRSCE, encoded by the coding sequence TTGTTAGAACAACTTAAAAAGATTAATAGTAAGCAATTTATTGGGATAATGGAGTCCCTCTCAGATCCGATCAGAATAAATATTCTTGAATTAATGATGGGTGGAGAGATATGCGTTTGCGACATAGTTAAAGTAACTGGATTATCTCAATCTAAAATTTCTTATCACATAAAGATCCTAAAAGATTCAGGTCTTATCTCTGATAGGCAGGAGGGTAGATGGGTTTACTACAAATTAGATTTGGAAGTCTTATCAGATATTAAAAATTGGATGGGTAATTTAATTCAGTCATCATCAAGTAAAAGATCTTGTGAATAA
- a CDS encoding high light inducible protein, with the protein MTPEAERFNGWAAMLGFVAAVGAYVTTGQIIPGWF; encoded by the coding sequence ATGACTCCAGAAGCAGAACGTTTTAATGGTTGGGCAGCAATGTTAGGTTTCGTTGCAGCGGTTGGCGCATACGTTACAACAGGACAAATCATCCCAGGTTGGTTCTAG
- a CDS encoding porin encodes MKLFKSLLIAPATLGLLAPMSATANELNLAEVSGYSSSEEVQNISEFYPKELAVTNSRVDGLEARMNNIEAGSFSETTTASFSADFMLGAVDDTPTADTGDTGEGSQSLMGAYSFQIDLNTSFTGEDSLDISLDAGNAGSAGVAEFDGNATSSDSLVVDGVSYTFPVGGATVMVGDNTDGSALFTTACVYGGPSNTLDDCGNVNAGITNGGAMAGAAYDFGNGFTGAVGYAGPEGGIMTEESDDAYAINAAYTADNYGLSLTYGVVETGTEEDTFTAINGYYTPDGFPSISVGFESGEDGSVTTSSDSLESFFVGLTWDEIGPGSAGIAMGTKTPTVEDTDEEYMYEAYYSYPINDGMTITPLVFIKEVSTAGSDDETGIMVKTSFSF; translated from the coding sequence ATGAAGCTTTTCAAAAGCTTGCTTATAGCTCCTGCAACGTTAGGTCTTTTAGCACCTATGTCTGCAACAGCTAATGAGCTTAACCTTGCTGAGGTTTCTGGCTACTCTTCTTCTGAAGAGGTACAGAACATTAGCGAATTCTATCCAAAAGAACTAGCTGTTACAAACAGCCGTGTTGATGGATTGGAAGCAAGAATGAACAATATTGAAGCTGGTAGTTTCTCAGAAACTACAACTGCTTCTTTCAGCGCTGACTTCATGTTAGGTGCTGTTGATGACACTCCAACCGCTGATACTGGTGACACTGGTGAGGGATCTCAGTCTCTAATGGGTGCTTACAGTTTTCAAATCGACCTAAACACAAGTTTTACAGGTGAAGATTCACTTGATATCTCTTTAGATGCTGGTAATGCTGGCAGTGCTGGTGTTGCTGAATTCGATGGAAATGCAACTTCATCTGATTCTTTAGTTGTTGATGGCGTTTCATACACTTTCCCTGTTGGTGGAGCAACAGTCATGGTTGGTGACAACACTGACGGTAGTGCGCTTTTCACAACAGCTTGTGTATACGGTGGGCCATCTAACACTCTAGATGATTGCGGTAATGTAAATGCTGGTATCACTAATGGTGGTGCAATGGCTGGTGCTGCTTATGATTTCGGTAACGGCTTTACAGGTGCTGTAGGTTATGCAGGCCCTGAAGGCGGAATCATGACTGAAGAGTCTGATGATGCTTATGCTATTAACGCTGCTTACACCGCTGATAACTACGGCTTATCACTTACTTATGGTGTTGTAGAAACAGGTACAGAAGAAGATACATTCACTGCTATTAATGGTTACTACACTCCTGATGGATTCCCTTCAATTAGTGTTGGTTTCGAGTCTGGTGAAGATGGTAGTGTAACTACATCATCTGATAGTCTTGAAAGCTTCTTCGTTGGATTGACTTGGGATGAAATTGGACCAGGTTCTGCAGGAATCGCTATGGGTACAAAAACACCTACAGTTGAAGATACAGATGAGGAGTATATGTATGAAGCATATTACTCATATCCAATCAATGATGGTATGACAATTACTCCATTAGTATTCATCAAGGAAGTTTCAACAGCTGGATCAGACGATGAAACTGGAATAATGGTTAAAACATCATTCAGCTTCTAA
- a CDS encoding photosystem II protein Y: protein MLRAIVVFAPIIAAVVWVVFNIQKPAREQWNRQFGEK from the coding sequence ATGTTAAGAGCTATTGTAGTTTTTGCACCAATAATTGCTGCAGTTGTATGGGTTGTTTTCAATATTCAAAAACCTGCAAGAGAACAATGGAATAGACAATTCGGAGAGAAATAA
- a CDS encoding porin has translation MKLFRSLLVAPAALGLLAPLSATASETNLNEISNYSDIESIDFANSFNNEDLSENNLVAGGEGLVDVHSHDGSFSETTTASFSADFMLGAIDNEATADVGDTGNGGQSVMGAYSFQIDLNTSFTGEDSLDVSIDAGNAGSAGVVEFDGNATSSDSLVVDGVSYTFPIGAKTTAFVGDNTDGSLLFDTACVYGGPSNTLDDCGNNYSALNAGGGSAFGASYDVGNGFTAAFGYTGSPTGLMTEEGDDAYATQVTYSGDNYGVSFTYAYKENPTFTQVVTDSDIYGLNAYFIPSGEGLPSISAGYETANSDIPELSTTSNIDSSSWFVGLSWDELGPGSAGIAVGTKQHTVDFDSTSVDDELLMYEAYYSYEINDGMTVTPLIYTKEFASGTEDESGVMVKTSFSF, from the coding sequence ATGAAACTTTTTAGGAGTTTGCTGGTAGCACCTGCGGCTTTGGGTCTTTTAGCCCCTTTGTCTGCAACTGCTTCTGAAACAAATTTAAATGAAATTTCTAATTACTCTGATATTGAGAGTATAGATTTTGCTAATTCTTTTAATAACGAAGATTTAAGTGAAAATAATTTAGTTGCGGGAGGAGAAGGCTTAGTCGACGTTCATAGTCATGACGGTAGTTTCTCAGAAACTACAACTGCTTCCTTCAGTGCTGACTTCATGTTAGGTGCTATTGATAATGAAGCCACTGCTGATGTTGGAGATACTGGTAATGGCGGCCAATCTGTAATGGGTGCCTATAGTTTCCAAATCGATTTAAACACTAGTTTTACAGGTGAAGATTCACTTGATGTTTCTATTGATGCTGGTAATGCTGGTAGTGCTGGTGTTGTTGAATTCGATGGAAATGCAACTTCATCTGATTCTTTAGTTGTTGATGGTGTTTCATACACTTTCCCAATTGGTGCGAAAACAACAGCCTTTGTTGGAGACAATACAGACGGAAGTTTACTATTTGACACAGCATGTGTATATGGAGGCCCATCAAATACCTTAGATGATTGTGGTAATAACTATTCAGCTTTGAATGCTGGAGGAGGATCAGCTTTTGGTGCTAGTTATGATGTAGGTAATGGATTCACTGCCGCTTTCGGTTATACAGGTAGCCCAACTGGGTTAATGACTGAAGAGGGAGACGATGCATACGCAACACAAGTAACTTACTCTGGCGATAACTATGGTGTATCTTTCACTTATGCCTACAAAGAGAATCCAACTTTCACCCAGGTAGTAACTGATTCAGATATTTATGGATTAAATGCCTACTTTATTCCAAGTGGAGAAGGTTTACCATCAATAAGTGCTGGTTATGAGACTGCTAATAGCGACATTCCTGAGCTAAGCACAACTAGTAATATTGATTCATCATCTTGGTTTGTAGGACTTTCATGGGATGAGCTTGGTCCAGGTTCAGCTGGTATAGCTGTGGGTACAAAGCAACATACTGTTGATTTTGACTCAACCTCAGTTGATGATGAGCTCTTAATGTATGAAGCATATTACTCTTACGAAATTAATGATGGAATGACAGTTACACCATTGATTTATACAAAAGAGTTTGCTTCAGGAACAGAAGATGAAAGTGGGGTAATGGTTAAGACATCATTTAGTTTCTAA
- a CDS encoding M20 family metallo-hydrolase, which produces MSYSAGLNILEPQVINRERIQDLINSFSSIGASENGSVSRRGFSDEDIYARNFFMKTLKELGLKIRIDTAGNIIARLDGHDNNLPPIVTGSHLDTVPKGGKYDGTLGVIAGIEIAFFLQENDIKLNRPFEIIVFADEESTMIGCKGFTGNLSIKEEDFVTSNSCSIIDNLSRIGGNWLEIKSAARSKKDIFAFLELHVEQGKVLEDGGLDIGIVNGIVGQKRITVRVKGQANHAGTTPMSNRNDALLAASKIIVGIEQIAKTTSESAVATVGKLKLHPNAANVIPGEAVFTIDMRDLDEDVLGKMSLRTEILCSEIQEVTGCVVQIEPQFEVIPTKSCPKLVSSSFHESEKLGFKTGILPSKASHDSQEIGRICPMVMIFVPSRNGLSHSYKEYTSLDQCANGIEVLLNTIFSIDKNFLYKPLMI; this is translated from the coding sequence ATGAGTTATAGCGCTGGGTTAAATATCCTAGAGCCACAGGTAATAAATAGGGAGAGAATCCAAGACTTGATAAATTCTTTTTCTTCAATCGGAGCTTCTGAGAATGGTTCTGTTTCAAGAAGAGGTTTTTCTGATGAAGATATATATGCAAGAAATTTTTTTATGAAAACCCTTAAGGAATTAGGTTTAAAAATAAGGATTGATACTGCAGGAAATATTATTGCAAGATTAGATGGGCATGATAATAATCTACCTCCCATTGTTACCGGATCTCATCTCGACACTGTTCCAAAGGGAGGTAAGTATGACGGAACTTTAGGCGTGATTGCAGGAATTGAAATTGCTTTTTTTCTTCAGGAAAATGATATTAAATTAAATAGACCATTTGAAATCATTGTCTTTGCTGATGAAGAATCGACAATGATTGGTTGTAAAGGCTTTACAGGTAATTTATCTATTAAAGAAGAAGATTTTGTTACCAGTAATTCTTGCTCAATAATTGATAATCTTTCTCGGATTGGTGGAAATTGGCTTGAGATTAAAAGTGCGGCAAGAAGTAAAAAAGATATATTCGCTTTTCTTGAATTACATGTTGAACAGGGAAAGGTCCTTGAAGATGGTGGTTTGGATATCGGAATTGTTAATGGAATAGTAGGTCAAAAAAGAATAACCGTTAGGGTTAAAGGTCAGGCAAATCATGCTGGAACTACACCGATGTCAAATAGAAATGACGCACTTTTGGCAGCCTCTAAAATTATTGTTGGCATTGAACAGATAGCTAAAACTACTTCTGAAAGTGCAGTCGCAACAGTTGGTAAATTGAAGTTACATCCCAATGCGGCAAATGTTATTCCAGGAGAAGCAGTATTCACGATAGATATGAGAGATTTAGATGAAGATGTACTTGGGAAAATGAGTTTAAGAACTGAGATTCTATGCTCAGAAATTCAAGAAGTTACTGGATGCGTAGTACAGATAGAACCTCAATTTGAAGTGATTCCCACTAAGTCATGCCCTAAGTTAGTTAGCTCTTCATTTCATGAATCTGAAAAGTTGGGATTTAAAACTGGAATATTACCAAGCAAAGCAAGTCATGACTCACAAGAAATAGGAAGGATCTGTCCTATGGTTATGATCTTCGTCCCGAGCAGAAATGGTCTGAGTCATTCCTACAAGGAATATACTTCTCTTGATCAATGTGCTAATGGTATTGAAGTTTTATTAAATACAATATTTTCCATCGATAAGAATTTTTTATACAAGCCTCTAATGATATAA
- the arsJ gene encoding organoarsenical effux MFS transporter ArsJ — MKLSSLQQYSVVTANYWAFTLTDGALRILVVGHFHELGYSTLQIALLFLFYEFFGIITNLFGGWIGARYGLRLTLWIGTILQILALFMLIPVKENWSVIFSVSYVMLAQALSGVAKDLNKMSAKSAVKSIVPDSGENNQNSQKQLFKWVSVLTGSKNALKGVGFFLGGLLYKLLGFNNAVGIMGLGLCLAFFLTLCLPKDSGKMKRKPIFKDLYSKSQGINILSSARFFLFGARDVWFVVALPVFLDISFGWDYLKIGLFLGGWIIIYGFFQVLAPLLRKVWGKNNSPTKTTVQFWGLILTFIPLFIAGALNGDKSLGPVIVIGLIIFGFIFAMNSSTHSYLILAYSDNEKVSLNVGYYYMANAAGRLFGTLLSGLLFMLGKNATIGMQYCLYTSSILIFIAWLTSSKLPSYSSNSLN, encoded by the coding sequence ATGAAGTTATCTAGCCTTCAACAATATAGTGTCGTTACCGCAAACTATTGGGCATTTACTCTTACTGACGGTGCATTGAGGATACTAGTTGTTGGTCATTTTCATGAACTTGGTTATTCAACTCTGCAAATTGCTTTACTTTTTCTTTTCTATGAATTTTTTGGAATAATTACAAATCTTTTTGGAGGCTGGATAGGGGCAAGATATGGTTTAAGACTTACTTTATGGATAGGAACAATTCTGCAAATTCTTGCTCTTTTTATGCTGATTCCAGTCAAAGAGAATTGGTCAGTAATCTTTAGCGTCTCATACGTTATGTTAGCCCAAGCGCTTAGTGGGGTAGCAAAAGATTTAAATAAAATGAGTGCAAAAAGTGCTGTTAAATCAATAGTTCCAGATTCAGGAGAGAATAATCAAAATAGTCAAAAACAATTGTTTAAGTGGGTTTCAGTTCTAACAGGATCCAAAAATGCACTCAAGGGTGTTGGCTTCTTCCTAGGGGGTCTCTTATACAAGCTATTGGGCTTTAATAATGCAGTTGGAATAATGGGTTTAGGTCTATGCTTGGCATTCTTCTTAACTTTATGTCTTCCTAAAGATTCAGGGAAAATGAAAAGAAAGCCAATCTTTAAAGATCTTTATTCAAAGTCTCAAGGTATTAATATTCTTTCAAGTGCCAGGTTTTTCTTATTTGGAGCAAGAGATGTCTGGTTTGTAGTAGCTCTTCCAGTATTTTTAGACATTTCTTTTGGATGGGACTATTTAAAAATAGGACTCTTCTTGGGTGGATGGATAATAATCTATGGTTTCTTTCAAGTATTAGCTCCATTACTTAGAAAAGTATGGGGGAAAAATAATAGCCCAACAAAAACTACCGTTCAATTTTGGGGACTTATCTTAACTTTTATTCCTTTATTTATTGCTGGAGCATTAAACGGTGATAAATCATTAGGTCCTGTAATTGTTATTGGATTAATAATATTCGGCTTTATTTTTGCAATGAATTCATCTACTCATTCGTACTTGATTTTGGCTTATTCAGATAATGAGAAAGTAAGTTTAAATGTTGGTTATTACTATATGGCTAATGCAGCTGGAAGATTATTTGGAACCCTACTATCTGGCTTGTTATTTATGCTCGGTAAAAATGCCACTATAGGTATGCAGTATTGTTTATATACTTCCTCTATTTTGATTTTTATTGCTTGGCTTACTAGTTCTAAATTACCTTCCTATTCTTCCAACAGCCTCAATTGA
- a CDS encoding DUF1028 domain-containing protein, with amino-acid sequence MTFSIIGFDPLKNRFGVAVSSCHIAVGSTVSFVRSQVGAVATQGQTNPYLGIRSLESLQSCSDSKIVLEDLIKEDFGREKRQVHLIDKYGRSACWTGQECFQTSGHISGENFSVAGNFLENIEVLEVMADVFKQSDPNIKLGKRLLDALNAGENIGGDKRSLRSTSSALKVSGELGFPLLDLRVDYHDSSVDELIRIYRHSQSEWAQEWRDSMNDLPEMNMKKEFRVA; translated from the coding sequence ATGACATTTTCAATTATTGGTTTTGATCCTTTAAAAAATAGATTTGGTGTTGCAGTTTCTTCTTGTCATATAGCTGTTGGCTCAACAGTTTCATTCGTTAGATCACAGGTTGGTGCTGTTGCAACTCAAGGGCAAACTAATCCGTATTTAGGAATAAGAAGTCTTGAGTCACTCCAATCCTGCTCTGATTCGAAAATTGTTTTGGAAGATTTAATTAAAGAAGATTTTGGCAGGGAAAAAAGACAGGTTCACCTAATTGATAAGTATGGGAGAAGCGCATGCTGGACAGGTCAAGAATGTTTTCAGACAAGCGGACATATAAGTGGAGAAAACTTTTCTGTAGCTGGCAATTTTCTAGAGAATATTGAAGTTCTTGAGGTGATGGCTGATGTTTTCAAGCAAAGTGATCCAAATATTAAATTAGGGAAAAGACTACTTGATGCTCTTAATGCAGGAGAAAATATAGGTGGAGATAAACGAAGCCTCCGTTCAACCTCAAGCGCTCTAAAAGTTAGTGGAGAACTAGGCTTTCCTCTTTTAGATCTGAGAGTTGATTATCATGATTCCTCTGTAGATGAACTAATTAGAATTTATAGACATAGTCAAAGTGAATGGGCCCAGGAATGGAGAGACTCAATGAATGACTTGCCAGAAATGAATATGAAAAAGGAATTTAGAGTTGCATAA
- a CDS encoding pectate lyase: MPKEIKTTWGTITPEVSLFPIYYLFFIYGFVYILPYGKDLIGVSWFDWLRSEDGPLEWIQFLEYLISSGLAFLIFIKKKKKKSLNSVIWLLIATLSFIVAGEEISWGERLTGIGIDMVADFNVQGETNFHNLPFFHNYLLDPVFEVSCIFLGWFGWKRFKNLESLPSKNLSLFFLSVALFYFYFDISWASTTEQIRNDQEIFEFLLSTGIFLHCFRNFKKMKNNF; encoded by the coding sequence ATGCCTAAAGAAATTAAAACAACTTGGGGGACAATAACTCCAGAAGTGAGCTTGTTCCCAATTTATTATTTGTTTTTTATTTATGGCTTTGTTTATATACTTCCCTATGGCAAGGATCTTATTGGAGTTAGTTGGTTTGATTGGCTTAGAAGTGAAGATGGCCCTCTTGAATGGATTCAGTTTTTAGAATATCTGATTTCATCTGGTCTTGCCTTCTTGATTTTTATAAAGAAAAAGAAAAAGAAAAGTCTTAATTCTGTAATTTGGCTTTTGATAGCAACATTATCTTTTATAGTTGCTGGGGAGGAAATAAGTTGGGGTGAGAGATTAACTGGAATTGGAATTGATATGGTTGCTGATTTTAATGTTCAAGGAGAAACTAATTTTCATAATTTGCCCTTTTTTCATAACTATTTATTAGATCCAGTTTTTGAAGTAAGTTGCATTTTTCTAGGATGGTTTGGATGGAAGAGATTTAAAAATTTAGAATCTTTACCAAGTAAAAATCTTTCTTTATTCTTTTTGTCTGTAGCCCTTTTTTATTTTTATTTTGACATTTCTTGGGCTTCAACAACAGAACAAATAAGAAATGATCAAGAAATTTTTGAATTTTTACTTTCAACAGGAATATTCCTACATTGCTTTAGGAATTTCAAGAAAATGAAAAATAATTTTTAA
- a CDS encoding ArsJ-associated glyceraldehyde-3-phosphate dehydrogenase — protein sequence MKIGINGFGRIGRLVLRILWERKDIEITHINEISGNSLIASHLLEFDSVHGRWNKNITSNDNEIIIEGKKISFTSTKNYLDVPWNKSSVDLVLECTGKNKDPKELNPYFDSLGIKKVIVACPVKGIVGGEQALNIVYGINQDLYKPEKHKLITAASCTTNCLAPIVKVVNENFSIKHGVITTIHDLTNTQSPVDFYKSDLRRARGCMQSLIPTTTGSAKAIAEIFPELEGKLNGHAVRVPLLNASLTDVVFELNKEVTEEQVNNEFKKASETYLKGILGYEERPLVSADYLNDCRSSIIDGLSTMVVNSKLLKIYAWYDNEWGYSCRLADLTSYVIEKEKQF from the coding sequence ATGAAAATTGGAATTAACGGATTTGGAAGAATTGGGAGATTAGTTTTAAGAATTTTATGGGAAAGAAAAGATATTGAAATAACTCATATAAATGAAATAAGTGGGAATTCTTTAATTGCATCTCATCTTCTAGAGTTTGATTCCGTTCATGGTAGATGGAATAAAAATATAACTTCGAATGACAACGAAATAATAATTGAAGGTAAAAAAATTTCCTTTACATCAACAAAGAATTATCTTGATGTTCCATGGAATAAATCTTCGGTTGATCTTGTTTTGGAATGTACAGGGAAAAATAAAGATCCCAAAGAATTAAATCCATACTTTGATTCTCTTGGAATAAAAAAAGTAATTGTTGCCTGCCCTGTAAAAGGAATTGTTGGAGGGGAACAAGCACTTAATATTGTTTATGGAATTAATCAAGACCTTTATAAACCTGAAAAACATAAATTAATTACAGCAGCATCATGTACTACAAATTGCTTGGCTCCCATCGTAAAAGTTGTTAATGAAAATTTCTCAATTAAACATGGGGTCATAACAACTATTCATGACCTTACAAATACACAATCTCCAGTAGATTTTTACAAAAGTGACTTAAGAAGAGCGAGAGGATGCATGCAAAGCTTAATACCTACTACAACTGGATCAGCTAAGGCGATTGCTGAAATTTTCCCTGAATTAGAGGGAAAACTAAATGGTCATGCAGTAAGGGTTCCACTTCTAAACGCCTCATTAACCGATGTAGTTTTTGAATTAAATAAAGAAGTAACTGAAGAGCAAGTAAATAATGAATTTAAAAAAGCATCTGAAACATACTTAAAAGGTATTCTTGGATACGAGGAGAGACCCTTAGTGTCCGCTGATTACTTAAATGACTGTAGAAGTTCAATAATTGATGGACTTTCAACGATGGTTGTAAATTCAAAATTATTAAAGATTTATGCTTGGTACGACAATGAGTGGGGTTATAGTTGCAGGCTTGCCGATCTTACTTCTTATGTAATTGAAAAAGAAAAGCAATTTTAG
- the pstS gene encoding phosphate ABC transporter substrate-binding protein PstS: MSIFKKTLILSSAISLILAPSAMASKRLSGAGASFPSKIYTRWFFDLAKSGGPRVNYQAVGSGSGRKAFIDETVNFGASDDPMKDSDIEKVKRGLVQIPMVGGTIAFGYNYDCDLKLTQEQAVQVAMGMIKNWKELGCKSGKLTWAHRSDGSGTTKAFTNSMEAFSKTWNLGTGKSVKWPSGVGAKGNSGVAGVIQNTPGAIGYVNQSYIKGNVKAAALQNLSGEFVTPNTESGAIALNGINLDENLAGKNPNPTAKGAYPIATLTWILAYERGNGRNTKAIQDTFYKLLSDEYQDKAPALGFVPLKGEILKKSIEAVGRIGR, encoded by the coding sequence ATGAGTATTTTCAAAAAAACTCTCATTTTATCTTCTGCAATTTCATTAATACTTGCTCCATCTGCGATGGCTTCAAAAAGATTGAGTGGAGCTGGTGCATCATTTCCTTCGAAAATTTATACCAGGTGGTTTTTTGACTTAGCTAAATCTGGAGGTCCTAGAGTTAATTATCAAGCAGTAGGTTCAGGATCTGGAAGAAAAGCTTTCATAGACGAAACTGTTAATTTTGGTGCATCAGATGATCCAATGAAAGATTCTGATATAGAGAAAGTTAAAAGAGGACTCGTACAAATACCGATGGTTGGTGGAACAATTGCGTTTGGATATAACTATGATTGCGATTTGAAATTAACTCAAGAGCAGGCTGTTCAAGTAGCAATGGGAATGATAAAAAATTGGAAGGAATTAGGATGTAAGTCAGGTAAATTAACTTGGGCGCATCGCTCTGATGGCTCAGGCACGACCAAAGCTTTTACAAATTCGATGGAGGCTTTCTCTAAAACCTGGAATTTAGGTACTGGTAAATCAGTTAAATGGCCTTCCGGAGTTGGCGCAAAAGGTAATTCTGGTGTTGCAGGTGTTATTCAAAATACTCCAGGTGCAATTGGTTATGTAAACCAGTCATACATTAAAGGTAATGTTAAGGCTGCTGCACTTCAAAATCTTTCTGGTGAATTCGTTACCCCCAATACTGAGTCAGGTGCAATAGCTTTAAATGGAATAAATCTTGATGAAAACTTGGCGGGTAAAAATCCCAATCCTACTGCTAAAGGAGCTTATCCAATAGCAACATTGACTTGGATACTTGCTTACGAAAGAGGTAATGGAAGAAATACTAAGGCAATTCAAGATACATTCTATAAATTGCTCAGCGATGAATATCAAGATAAAGCTCCTGCCTTAGGTTTCGTTCCCTTGAAAGGAGAAATTTTAAAAAAATCAATTGAGGCTGTTGGAAGAATAGGAAGGTAA
- a CDS encoding thermonuclease family protein, translated as MARIIFVILSTFSLNQAYASLITEVIIKDCYDGDTCTTIKGEKIRLACIDTPELKGPKAKPVEAKEAKEFLNNLVANKQISVRRITKDRYGRTVGELFKNGLNIQEMIVAKGHGKIYKKYSHQCNWTR; from the coding sequence ATGGCAAGAATTATCTTTGTAATACTCTCAACATTTTCTTTAAATCAAGCTTACGCGTCCCTAATAACAGAAGTCATCATCAAAGATTGCTATGACGGTGACACTTGCACAACAATCAAAGGAGAAAAGATTCGATTAGCTTGTATAGATACACCTGAATTAAAAGGGCCTAAAGCTAAGCCTGTTGAAGCCAAAGAAGCCAAAGAATTCTTAAATAACTTAGTAGCTAACAAACAAATTTCGGTTAGAAGAATTACTAAGGATAGATATGGAAGAACAGTTGGTGAATTATTTAAAAACGGATTAAATATTCAAGAAATGATAGTGGCAAAAGGTCATGGAAAAATTTATAAAAAATATTCACATCAATGCAATTGGACAAGATGA